A region of the Sulfuricurvum kujiense DSM 16994 genome:
AAACTTGGTCATGAAACACCTGAAACAACTATCAATACCTATGTTCATTACGATGTTGCGCAGCTTCTCCAAACGGATGTTAGCGTTCCTCAATGATTTTTAAACACTCCGCATCATCCGCCATCTCAATCGTATAATGCTCGATTGAGAGTTCAATGGCACGTTTAACCTGATACGCTTTTTTCTCATCTAGCGAAAAACACTCTATTAACAGATCAACCGCTGCATGTGGCATCGTAAAACGCCATTGATGCTCGTCGTAAGATTCACCACAGCGGTCAGTATCATTTGGATGGGAGGTAATGAAGTTGCCTCGCCTATAGTAACGTATCTGAGGATCATCTTCACCCTCGTAGATGCGAAATAGCTCCTCTTTTTTTTGATTGTGTTGTTTTTTTGGAGAGCGTTTATAGCGGATAACATAAATTATCAAGCCCAATAGTACAATGATATTTAGAACCATCCAAGTATTACTCATTTTAGTTTTTCCTTAATCGTTTTGAAATGATTGGTTATTGAGAGCGGTTTAAAAAAGATTCAATACCCTTCTGGAAAACGCACTCTGTGGATAAAAGATAATGGTGGCGGCCGTAAATGCAAACACAAATAAAAAAAATGCCACCCCAAATTCTTGAATACTGTGCACTCCTACCCCTGCAAAAAGTGCAGGGATAAAAAAGATCAAAGCACTCATCCATTGTTTAATGCGCATCGGTTTGTATATCCCTTTTTTAGTTTGGCACATATCAATGATTGCATCGACTCAGCGGCAGTTTCTGCACTGTCATAAATCTCACTAATCACTCCGGTGGGCTTGAGTTTCTTGATCGAACCATAGGTACGGACTACCATCCACTCAGAAAAGAGGTTTGGAATTAGCTCAATCGTGTAATACCGTATCCTACCCTTAACGCTTCGTGTCATCGTCATTTTCATAATCGTGTTTCCCGAATTTTGCATCTTTAATAGCACTCACTTTGGATCCATCTTCCATTAAATGACCTACGTTTTTGGATTTTTGGTACGCATCGATCTGCTCTTGGGTGATACCGCTTTCACAGTACCCCCGTTTCATATCCTTGTTGTTCAGATATCGCCCGACCAAACCCAGCAAACCAATAATGGCTAATGTAGCGGCGATGATAGTTGTGGGATTGATCTGATCATCGAATCCGTAGGTTTGTCCGTATTGGTAGATAGCCAGCCCATAGATTTGCACAAGTACCAGCAGTGTCCAGTAGGTTAGAAATTTAGACATTCTTTTGCTCATGGTGTACCTCCTTCATGTATTCATCACTCGATTCATAATAATCTCCTACAAACTCATTCCACTCTTTGAGCTCCGGATCGTTTTTATAGAGTTCCGCCATCGCAGCAGCTCCTTTTTCGATTGTGGCTTTACGTTCCTCACGGGCCTTGGTTTTTTTGTGTCTCTCGCCCAGCTGTCGAAACATCCAAGCCATCCATCCAAAAATACCGATCAATATACTCGTTCCGATAATGATCTGCGTTGTTATACTGATACAGTGCGGTTCGCTGCTGTTGAGTATTTCACACTGATCTTCAAGAATCTCTACTCCTCGATTCCCCTTAAATAGGTATTGCCCTTTGTGCTCCCATCCACTGCTCTTAGAGATGAGAAGCGGATGGGCATTATCATCTTTACAGATAACCTCCCCTCCCCTATCAAAATGATTCCCATAATAACCCTGCCTATCGTTTCGGCTGCAGATATCGTCTCCCCAGACCATAACTAAAAGTAAAAACAACCCAACTATCGGGACGATCATCTCTTTGAGAAACGTTACGCTCACTGCACCCACCAAGAGTATCAGCCCCATCAATGCCATCATATCCATATCAAAGTGACTCATTTTTCCCCCTTATGCCGCAATCGGCCCTTTTAATGTATTTCGTGCTGCTTCCTCAAACCAGCTCATATCAAATTCTGCAGCTTTAAGCAGTTCGTCGTAGAGTTTTTGCTTGTAGCATTGGATATGTTTGAATCGCTCAGAGAGGAGACGATGGAGATTTTGGCTCCCGGCAAAGAGTAATAAAGCAATGATCTTCTCATTCACCTCTTTGATGTTGTTGGGATAAGGTTTCATCATCGGTGCAGTACCGCTGATGGCACATAGGTATCCATAAGTCTCTCCGCGTGTGAGAGGCATCAATGCGCTCACCAGCTCCTCATCGCTGATTTGGGAGGCATGGGCAAGAATCTGTTTGGTCCAGTTTGCATTTTTAGCGTGTTTGAGTCTGACGTTAAATGCAAGAGCGTCTACTTGAGATAGGTAAGCACGCTTCATCCACAAAAACTGAATCCGATCGAACATCTTAGAAAAAAAAGCTCCAATGCTTTTGGTGTCGATCCCCATGTTGTCATAGACAAAGACGCAGTTACGGTGTTGATGCTCGATCGCATGGGTAATCGCTTCAATGAGGGCGAACTCTTCGGCTTCGTGTACATTCATGGCGTGGACAAATACAGAATGGCTTTGGTTCGTATAGAGGTTTTTTACCCCTATTCCCGCCTCTTTGGTGAGGTGGTCATACGACGCATCACTGAGATATATGACATTATTTTCCATGGGGTGTCTCCTCCTTTTGGGAGTGTTCTGCATGCTTTTCCTCTTCATGCATCGTTTTAAGATCCCGTATACACTGACGGCTTTGCTTTAAAAGGATCCACAGTGTGACCAACATCGAGAGAACCATAAAGAGCAAGCTTGCTGCCAATAGCCATTTCATCGCTACACCTAGCCCAACTCCCACACTTAAAACTAAATACCCGACACTGATTAGATAAAGTCGTTGACGCCGTTCATGTATGATAATCCGTAGCATCAAAACACTAAGTCCCCAGTAAAAAAGACTTAGAAAAACGATATCACTCAGCTCTTGTGTCATCTTTTTCCTCCTCAACACCTAGCGTCACCGCCCGCAGTGTCATCAACACACCTATGAGTGTGACTAAGACCATCCAATACGGAACACTTGAGGGTTCTGGAAAAGCTTTTTCAATCACCCTACACACTCCAGGATCATTAATGATTACATCCCCTTTCACAAATCCGGTCCCCTCCTCATATCTCCACCCACTTAAGCGATCAACCCTAGCACTCTCCCCTCTCCATAAACCGCAGGACAATGCCTGCCCCTTATGAAACTGCTCCATCAAAAAACGCTCACCTAGGTAGTGTGTGTGGTTAGTGTAGGCAATGGTAAATACTCCCACAATCACCACTATCCCGACAAAAACAAACTCAGCCCCTCTTCCATAGAGGATAAATCCAGCTCCTATGAGCAGCAATACACTCAACAGCCACACTTCACCGGTACTGGTAACCAACATCTCAGGATGCATCTCATCTCTCCTCGTAAGAGTATGAGAGCACAGCAGAGCGTTCATGGATACGATAATCTTTATACTGACACAGATACACACTTCGAATTTCGCGTTTCAATACACCGCACACGTTGTACCAGGTGAATCCGAAAAAACTTTTTTTATGAATTAGCTCTTGGGGATGGAGGCAAAGAATCTTTTCATAATCCAATCCCATCCCTTTATGTTCGGTATAGAGAGTTTGTTCCCCTTCAATTTCATATCTCTCCTCAACAGAGTCATACCGCATTATCGCGTCACGGAAAATTTTATGCTGCTCGTCACACTCCACAAAATAAAAACGCTCCCCCTTAGGGTTGATCAGGATCTCTTTTTTCCCTTCATCAATGAGTAAATCGATATCGCTAAAACACACATGGCTCATGAAATCTCCTTTTAGTATGAGTAAAAATAAACATACGTTTATAATTTAAGTAATTATATACTCATATATAAACAATGTCAACACCTGATATACTTATATGATTATATTTAATCACAATTTATTACCTATATGTAAATTTATGACATTTTGCTAAGCGGGTAGTTGTTAGAGACAGTATTCTTACAAAGTAAACATTTGA
Encoded here:
- a CDS encoding WGR domain-containing protein; amino-acid sequence: MQNSGNTIMKMTMTRSVKGRIRYYTIELIPNLFSEWMVVRTYGSIKKLKPTGVISEIYDSAETAAESMQSLICAKLKKGYTNRCALNNG